One Gemmatimonadaceae bacterium DNA segment encodes these proteins:
- a CDS encoding ERAP1-like C-terminal domain-containing protein, giving the protein MRHLALAGALVLAAPLHGQEDSLTAPGVSLALARYRAERIGNVRYDLVMNVSEADTARGRVTIGFTRLRPGDVVVDFRGPILERVRVNGRPLEDPRFNGAHLRIPQRLVRSGENRIEVEFGAMVAAVGASIIRVRDPADRRAYLYTLLVPSDANQLFPCFDQPDLKARVTLTLTTPRDWRAVANGTRIKSDSTSRGIVHSFRETEPISTYLIAFAAGPWAEVRSKGTRKPISLYVRQSRLADVDADSIIVANDRAATWLERYFASRFPFQKLDMVLAPAFPFGGMEHPGAIFYSEERFVFRERPTVTQRLGRTSTIYHEVAHQWFGDLVTMRWFDDLWLKEGFATYMAARMQADLDPDSHAWKSFYLRNKPAAYAVDLTEGTTPVWQRLGNLDQAKSNYGAIVYNKAPSILKQLNYLVGDSAFRQGLQRFLREHAYQNATWRDLVHAIGTASGRSLAVWGDSWILRPGMPVLEQRSVVRDGRIVSFSLVQRPARALSGSRPWPIRTELLAVFERGETLRIPLNITAETTWVAELAGRPAPQFIFANAQDQAYGLVLLDPGSVATLERDIGAIDDAFLRTMLWGALWDLVREATLGPDRFLRAALRELPGESDEQLVGGLLSRIARATTAYLGDVQRAAFLPDVERVLLVGANDARRPYGVRKAHLDTYIRVAATAPAVAILDGMLDSTTIVGDTLRAPARWALVTRLVTLDAPTASARLAAETARDQTPEGARRAFVAHAARTDAATKAEYFRRYFDDRDLNEDWATASLDAFNAVEAQRLTRPFLTAALDSLPWIQRNRRIFFVGAWINGFLDGQTGDEALQLVRAFLDARPQLAPDLRSKVLQAADELERTVRIRRTFGLDAPRADPLW; this is encoded by the coding sequence ATGCGCCACCTCGCCCTCGCGGGTGCCCTTGTCCTCGCCGCGCCGCTGCATGGGCAGGAGGATTCGCTCACGGCGCCCGGGGTGTCCCTGGCACTCGCCCGCTATCGCGCTGAGCGCATCGGCAACGTGCGGTACGACCTGGTGATGAACGTCTCCGAGGCCGATACCGCACGCGGGCGCGTCACCATCGGCTTCACGCGCCTGCGCCCCGGTGACGTGGTTGTCGATTTCCGCGGGCCGATCCTGGAGCGGGTCCGCGTGAACGGGCGACCCCTCGAGGACCCGCGGTTCAACGGGGCGCACCTCCGCATCCCCCAGCGCCTGGTGCGTTCGGGCGAAAACCGGATCGAGGTGGAATTCGGCGCGATGGTCGCCGCGGTCGGCGCGAGCATCATTCGCGTCCGGGATCCCGCCGACCGGCGAGCGTATCTCTACACCCTGCTCGTGCCCTCGGACGCGAACCAGCTGTTCCCCTGTTTCGATCAGCCTGACCTCAAGGCCCGGGTCACCCTGACGCTGACCACCCCGCGAGATTGGCGCGCGGTGGCCAATGGGACGCGCATCAAGTCGGATTCCACCTCGCGCGGCATCGTTCACTCGTTCCGCGAGACGGAGCCCATCAGCACCTACCTCATCGCCTTCGCCGCCGGGCCCTGGGCCGAAGTCCGGAGCAAGGGGACGCGCAAGCCGATCTCGCTGTACGTGAGGCAGTCACGCCTGGCCGACGTCGATGCCGATTCGATCATCGTGGCCAACGATCGCGCGGCGACCTGGCTCGAGCGCTACTTCGCGTCGCGCTTCCCGTTCCAGAAGCTCGACATGGTACTCGCGCCCGCCTTCCCGTTCGGTGGCATGGAACACCCGGGGGCGATTTTCTATTCGGAAGAGCGCTTCGTCTTCCGCGAGCGACCGACCGTGACGCAACGCCTCGGTCGCACCTCAACGATCTATCACGAGGTCGCCCACCAGTGGTTCGGCGACCTCGTGACGATGCGCTGGTTCGACGACCTGTGGCTCAAGGAGGGGTTTGCGACGTACATGGCGGCCCGCATGCAGGCGGACCTGGATCCCGACTCGCACGCGTGGAAGTCGTTCTACCTTCGTAACAAGCCCGCGGCCTATGCCGTCGACCTGACGGAAGGGACCACGCCCGTCTGGCAGCGACTCGGCAACCTGGACCAGGCCAAGAGCAACTACGGCGCGATCGTCTACAACAAGGCGCCGTCGATTCTCAAGCAGCTCAACTACCTCGTCGGTGATTCGGCCTTTCGGCAGGGCCTGCAGCGTTTCCTTCGCGAGCATGCCTATCAGAACGCCACGTGGCGCGACCTTGTGCATGCCATTGGTACGGCATCGGGACGGTCGCTCGCCGTCTGGGGAGATTCGTGGATCCTGCGCCCGGGCATGCCGGTGCTGGAGCAACGGTCGGTGGTCCGCGACGGCCGCATCGTGTCGTTCTCCCTGGTGCAACGGCCTGCGCGCGCGCTCTCCGGGTCGCGCCCCTGGCCGATCCGCACCGAATTGCTCGCCGTCTTCGAGCGCGGAGAGACCCTGCGGATTCCCCTCAACATCACGGCGGAAACGACCTGGGTCGCGGAACTCGCCGGTCGACCGGCACCGCAGTTCATCTTCGCCAACGCGCAGGACCAGGCCTATGGCCTCGTGCTCCTCGATCCCGGGAGCGTGGCCACGCTGGAGCGGGACATCGGTGCGATCGACGATGCGTTTCTGCGCACCATGCTGTGGGGCGCGTTGTGGGACCTGGTCCGCGAAGCGACCCTCGGCCCGGATCGCTTCCTGCGCGCCGCGCTGCGCGAGTTGCCGGGCGAATCCGACGAACAGCTGGTCGGCGGCCTCCTCTCGCGCATCGCACGAGCCACCACGGCGTACCTCGGCGACGTGCAGCGTGCCGCCTTCCTGCCCGACGTCGAGCGCGTGCTGCTCGTCGGCGCGAACGACGCGCGGCGACCCTACGGCGTGCGCAAGGCGCATCTCGACACCTACATCAGGGTAGCGGCCACGGCCCCGGCCGTCGCCATCCTTGACGGAATGCTTGACAGCACCACGATCGTCGGGGACACGCTGCGCGCGCCGGCCCGCTGGGCCCTCGTCACGCGACTGGTGACCCTCGACGCTCCGACCGCCAGCGCCCGTCTCGCGGCGGAAACGGCGCGGGACCAGACGCCGGAGGGCGCGCGACGCGCGTTCGTCGCCCATGCCGCGCGGACCGATGCGGCCACCAAGGCCGAATACTTCCGCCGATACTTCGACGATCGCGACTTGAATGAAGACTGGGCCACGGCCAGCCTCGATGCGTTCAACGCCGTAGAGGCACAACGCCTCACACGCCCCTTCCTCACGGCGGCCCTCGACTCGCTGCCGTGGATCCAGCGCAATCGCCGCATCTTCTTTGTCGGCGCGTGGATCAATGGATTCCTCGACGGCCAGACCGGTGACGAGGCCCTGCAGCTGGTGCGCGCTTTCCTCGACGCGCGCCCGCAACTCGCACCTGACCTCCGCAGCAAGGTCCTGCAGGCCGC
- a CDS encoding 3-hydroxyacyl-CoA dehydrogenase/enoyl-CoA hydratase family protein codes for MRITKVGVVGAGAMGTGIAALCASAGVPVVLLDMPTDGDRDALARNAVAKALKAKPAPFMDAAHAALISTGNTEDHLPRLADCDWIVEAIVEQIEPKQALFARIEAVAGPDAIVASNTSSIPMHVLTQGRSAAFRRNFLGTHFFNPVRYLHLLEVIPTPETSDVAITRMRRFAERTLGKGVVIARDTPGFIANRLGLFGVVRVLRLMEQFGLTIDEVDAMTGPFIGRPRSATFRTSDISGIDVLAHVAASTAKGTGEDLALPSWVHQLVAEGRLGEKSGAGFYRKDKSGIHTLDWRTMQYAPKVDAFPPELAALQKLPLAERLRGLVTAGGHKAEFVRTLLLDISRYTIETAPDIAHDLVSVDRAMEWGYGWEAGPFRQMDAMGLDVIKASYARSRAPEPRLLAAAHEGFYRALHSGARQLTLGGSYAPIEPTPGLIDLQTLRASGGVIDSNPGAALLDLGDGVLLLEFRGKMNTLGPGVFAMLDVASRRICRGDSEGLVIGNADPRTFTAGADLGLVAAQVQAGDWTSLERSVHEFQQGVLSLRRSPFPVVVAPFGLTLGGGCEMLLHADAVQAHAELYCGLVEVGVGLLPGGGGTKELLFRFTRDLAPYDEADPFEAVRRAFKLISMAVTSTSAAEARRLGILRERDRITMNRDRLLADAKARVLDLAPDYTPPMPMTIRALGREAMGNLEYAVWAMKEGGYISDHDVQIGQRIAYVLSGGDGPPRDVTEQDVLDLEREAFLGLLGTRETQERIAHMLATGKPLRN; via the coding sequence ATGCGGATCACAAAGGTCGGGGTGGTGGGAGCCGGGGCCATGGGCACGGGCATCGCCGCACTCTGTGCGTCGGCGGGCGTTCCGGTGGTGCTCCTCGACATGCCGACGGACGGCGACCGCGACGCCCTGGCACGAAACGCCGTGGCGAAGGCCCTCAAGGCCAAACCAGCCCCCTTCATGGATGCGGCGCACGCCGCCCTGATCTCCACGGGGAACACCGAAGACCATCTCCCCCGGCTTGCAGACTGCGATTGGATCGTCGAGGCCATCGTCGAACAGATCGAACCCAAGCAGGCGCTCTTCGCGCGCATCGAAGCGGTGGCTGGTCCGGACGCGATCGTCGCGTCGAACACGTCGAGCATCCCCATGCACGTGCTGACGCAGGGGCGCAGCGCGGCGTTCCGCCGGAACTTCCTCGGCACGCACTTCTTCAATCCCGTTCGGTACCTGCACCTCCTGGAGGTGATTCCCACCCCGGAGACCAGCGACGTCGCGATCACGCGCATGCGTCGGTTCGCCGAACGCACGCTGGGAAAGGGTGTCGTCATCGCCAGGGATACCCCGGGATTCATCGCCAATCGCCTTGGGCTCTTTGGCGTCGTGCGCGTCCTGCGGTTGATGGAGCAGTTCGGCCTGACCATCGACGAGGTTGACGCGATGACGGGGCCGTTCATCGGACGCCCCAGGTCCGCGACGTTTCGCACCAGCGACATCAGCGGCATCGACGTGTTGGCCCACGTGGCCGCGAGCACCGCGAAGGGGACGGGCGAAGATCTCGCGCTGCCGTCGTGGGTGCATCAGCTCGTGGCGGAAGGGCGACTGGGTGAAAAGAGCGGCGCAGGCTTCTACCGAAAGGACAAGAGCGGCATCCACACGCTCGACTGGCGCACCATGCAGTACGCGCCCAAGGTCGACGCATTTCCTCCCGAACTCGCCGCGCTGCAAAAGCTCCCGCTGGCCGAACGGCTGCGAGGTCTGGTGACGGCGGGGGGCCACAAGGCGGAGTTCGTGCGCACGCTCCTCCTCGACATTTCGCGCTACACGATCGAAACCGCCCCCGACATCGCCCACGACCTGGTGTCCGTGGATCGCGCGATGGAATGGGGCTATGGGTGGGAGGCCGGGCCCTTTCGTCAGATGGATGCGATGGGTCTCGATGTCATCAAGGCCTCATACGCACGCAGCCGAGCGCCGGAGCCGCGACTGCTCGCGGCGGCGCATGAGGGCTTCTATCGCGCGCTCCACAGCGGCGCCCGGCAGCTCACGCTTGGGGGGTCCTACGCACCCATCGAACCCACGCCTGGGCTCATCGATCTCCAAACACTGCGTGCATCTGGCGGCGTGATCGACAGCAATCCGGGCGCGGCGCTGCTCGACCTCGGCGATGGCGTGCTGTTGCTCGAGTTCCGCGGCAAGATGAACACGCTCGGACCAGGCGTGTTCGCGATGCTCGACGTCGCCTCGCGCCGCATTTGCCGCGGGGACTCCGAGGGCCTGGTGATCGGCAATGCCGACCCGCGCACGTTCACCGCGGGCGCGGACCTTGGCCTCGTGGCGGCGCAGGTTCAGGCGGGCGACTGGACGTCGCTCGAACGCAGCGTCCATGAGTTTCAGCAAGGCGTGCTGTCGCTCCGCCGATCACCCTTCCCCGTCGTCGTGGCGCCCTTCGGACTCACTCTCGGCGGTGGCTGCGAGATGTTGCTGCACGCCGACGCGGTTCAGGCGCACGCGGAACTGTACTGTGGGCTGGTTGAGGTTGGCGTCGGCCTCCTGCCAGGGGGCGGTGGCACCAAGGAGCTGCTGTTCCGCTTCACTCGCGACCTGGCTCCGTACGACGAGGCCGATCCGTTCGAGGCCGTGCGCCGCGCGTTCAAGCTGATCTCGATGGCGGTGACGAGTACCAGTGCCGCCGAGGCGAGGCGCCTCGGCATCCTGCGCGAGCGCGACCGGATCACGATGAACCGCGATCGATTGCTGGCCGACGCGAAGGCACGCGTGCTGGACCTGGCGCCGGACTACACGCCGCCGATGCCCATGACCATCCGCGCGCTCGGCCGCGAGGCGATGGGGAACCTCGAGTACGCCGTCTGGGCGATGAAGGAGGGCGGCTACATCTCGGACCACGACGTGCAGATCGGCCAGCGCATCGCGTACGTGCTCTCCGGAGGCGATGGTCCGCCGCGCGACGTCACCGAGCAGGACGTGCTGGACCTCGAGCGCGAGGCGTTCCTCGGGCTGCTGGGAACGCGGGAAACGCAGGAACGGATCGCCCACATGCTCGCCACGGGCAAGCCACTCCGCAACTGA